The Chloroflexota bacterium nucleotide sequence CCCCACCTGCGCTCGCACCGCTCCGGGCAGGCCCTCGTCGAGACGGCGATCACCACGCTGCTGTCGGTGGTCACGGTTGTCGTGGTGCTCCAGTTGTCGATGGTTGTTGCACAGGCGATCAGTGCAGCACACGTAGCCCGGCAGACATCGCGCTGGCTCGCCGTCCGGATCGACACGATCGATTCCGCCGTTTCAACCCAGGCCACGGCGTTCGCGGCGAATCTGCCAGGGGTGAGCAACGGCGGCATCACGTCGGTGACGGTCAGCCCCTCGTGCGCGTCGCTGACCGGCGGGAAATGCGCGTCACGCTCCAGCGGCGACGCGGTCACCGTGTCGGTGACCGCGAACCTATCGCATGTGATGTTTCTGCCGACAACTATAGGAGTCGCCCCACTCCAGTTCCGGCTTCCCAGCACGATGCCGGCCATCGCCTACACGGTGCTGCTCGAATGATCCGACGACATTCACTCCGCTCACACTTCAGCTTCGGTCGCCGCTGGCGGCTGTGCCGACGTGCACAGCGTGGCCAGTCCCTCGTCGAGATGGCGGTGTTCCTGCCGTTGATCGCCTTCTTCGGGCTGGCTTGCGTGCAGTTCGCGGTCGTGTTTATCGCCTACATCAACGTGATCAATACCACGCGCGACGCCGCTCGATGGATCGCCGTCCATCCGCACGTCATCGATTCGACCAACCTTGCCACGGTGCAAGGTCGCCTTCCCGCTGCCCTCAACGCCGCTGCCCTCACGATGACAGTCTCACCCACGTGTACGGCGCTCACCAGTGGAAAGTGCTCGGGCCGCACTGGCGGAACGCAGTTGTCCGTCACCTCTTCGTACAACATCGCGTCGCACATGTTCCTGCCGACCAGCTTTGGGTTTGGCAGCATGGTCATCCGGATGCCTACGTCGCTGCCGAACTACACCATCGTCATGCAGGTGGAGCCAACTTGACATGCGAAAGCGACTGATCGATCACGTCTCGCGTTGGCGACATCCCTGGGCCGTCTGGTCGGTACGACGCGGGCCAGGGCAGGTCGCCGTGTACATGGCGCTGCTGCTGGCGTCGTTGATGGGGCTGGCAGGCGCCGGCGTTGACTTCAGCCTGGCCGTAGTCGAAAGCTCGAAGCTCCAGCACGCGCTGGACGCGGCCGCCCTCGCTGGCGCGCGCGCGCTCGTCACATCGTCTGGCAGCACCGCGACGCTGCGGAATGCCGATGGCGAGGCTGCGGCGGCAGCCTACCTGACACTCAACGGCTACACCAGCGGTCAGAATGGCGCCACGTTCGACTACGAGTTCTCGGCGTCGGAGGCGGGCGGCCACAACGACACCCTCCGCATCAACGCCGTCGTCGTGAAGAGCACCTACTTCTGGCGCGTCATCGGGATTCAGTCCACCACGCTGAGGCAGGGGGCGACGGCCGCAGCCGCCGGCAACATGATCGACGTGATGCTGAGCCTCGACCTCAGCAAGTCGATGGACATGGGCGGCTCGGACCTGACCAACCTCCAGGCCGCGACGAAGGCGTTCATCAGCCAGATGAAGATCGATGCCACCAACCCGCGCAGCACCCAGCTTGGCATTGCACGGTGGGCCGGCGTCAAATGCTCCTGGCGACGCGGCGTCGCGCCGACGCTGACGCCAACGCTGACCCCCACCCCGACCCGCACACCGACGCCCAACCCCGGCGCAACCCGCACGCCGACACCTCGGCCCGGTTCCACGGCCACGCCGACCCGGACCCCGACCCCTGCGCCGACGTCCACCCCAACGCCGCTTCCCGACGTCAACTTCGGCGCAGACGGCGATACCAACATCGACTTCGGCATCGGCCCGCCAAACACCGGCGCGTTCAACACCCGCAGCGAGTACGTCGCTCCCTGCACCGACGATTCGACCGTCGTCACCAACCTGACCCAGAACGTCGCGACGCTGAACAAGATCGCCGACAACTCTGGCGCAGGGACGTGCCCGACCGGCATGTCGGGCTACGCCTGCCCGCTGCAGTCGTGGGCCTATCCGATCTCGCAGGTACCGGTCATCGCGGGGACGCCCGTCGCCGCGACCGGGCTCCAGAACAACAACAGCACCAGTTACAACTGGAGCGGCGCAACAGGAACGCGCCTGCCGGCGGCTATCGACGTGGTCAGCAACGGCACGTACTACGCCTGGAGCGATGCCAACGGCGGCCGGAACGGCAATGGCGGCGCAGGCCTCGCCCGTAAGGTGCTGGTCATCATGACGGACGGCTTCAGCCAGAGCCCCTTCAACGTCTCATCGGGCGTGGACATCCCGAGTACGCTCAACGTGACCACCTGGGACGCCGATGCCATCGCCAAGGCGAACGCGCTGAAGGCCGGACCAGATGGAAACATTGCAACCCCTGAGGATAATGTCGAGATCTTCGTGGTCGGGTTCTTCTGCACCCCGTACAGCACGTCCGCCGGTCAGACGAGCTGGTGCCGCAGCCGGGCGGCTGCCACTGGTACGGTCGCAGCGAACACTCACCCGTGCCCGGGCGCAACCGGAGCACTGCTGCCGGCGCCGGGCCTGAACACCTTCTCGTACGCCTCAAACTCGGTGAGCCCAGGGGTGGATGAGATCCTGAACTCCATCGCCTCGTCCAGCCCTGGCACCTGCGACCACTACTTCCCCATCGCAAAATCTGAGGGGGAGTCGTTGCCACAGCTCTTCAGAGTCGTCGCCGGCGCCATCACCCGCGGCAAGCTGCAGTAGACCGCCCACGCGTGACAATCCGCAGCGAGGCAGCCGACCTCAACTCGGCTGCCTCGCTGCTGTGCGTCGCTACGGGATGTCGCGCTCGGTCCATTCCAGTGGGTTGACGTTCGCGCCGCCAACCCACAGCTCCCAGTGCAGGTGCGGCCCCGTCGAGAGGCCGGTGCTCCCGACCTTCCCGAACGCCTGTCCCCGCTGGACCATGTCCCCTACCTTCACATCGACAGCGGAGAGGTGGGCGTAGGTCGTGTAGACCCCCAGGCCGTGATCGAGGATGACCATGTTGCCGCGCAGCCGAACCTGCTCGACCTTGTAGACGCGGCCTCTGGCTGGCGCCACGACTGGCCGCCCTGTCGGCGCGCCGATGTCCGCCCCCTGGTGCGGCCCCACCACCGGCCCGCCGTTGAACGAGCGGATCGTGGCAAACTCGGTGATGATCGGGCCGGCGACGGGGATCAGGAAACGGCCCTCCCAGAGCTTCTCCGGGCTGACGGGCTTGTAATACTCGGCGAGGCGGCGGTCCTCCTCGGCGCGGACCTCACCGCCCAGCAGCTCGGCCAGCGAGGCCGGTACGTCGACGTTCTCACGCGGGAACTGCTCGGCAGCCACCTGGACCGGCTCAGAGACGTGCGTCTCGTTGCCGGCCTGGTCGCGCCCGTCGATGCGGACCGGAACCGTCGTCGTGTCGGCGGTCGGCGAGAACCCGACGATGGACCAGCCGAAGCCGTTGCCGACCTGGATCGGCAGCTCATGCTCCCCGAGGTGGGCATCGACAGAGGCCGGCTCGTTGGTGCGGATGCGTACGAGCCAGGTGTGGCCCTGGAGCACCTGGCGGGGCTGCGAATCGACGGTGAGCGCGGGCGGCGTGTTGTCCGTCTGCAACGACACCGAGGCCGTCGTGCGGTTCTTGCGCCAGGAGCGGTCTTCGGCCACCATCACGAGCTGCTGCTGACCGTCGGGCAGCGCGGTCGTGTCGACCACCAGTTGCTCGCCGTCCGGTACCGGCAGGGCGCGGTCGTTGACGCGGACCTCAACGGGCACAGCCCGGCCGGCCGGCTCGATGCGCACCCGCACGGGGACGGTTGCCCGAACCGGCCCGGTTGGCCCTTCCAGCACGACCGTCGGCGGGGTCACGTTCGTCAACCACCACCAGGAGTAGGCAGCAGCACCCGTCCACCAGGCGCCGCCGGCGACGATCAGAACGAGGAACAGACTGGCCAGCAGGATGAGCGGGAGCGTTAGCCCTCGCTGGCCGTCTCGCCCAGCGTCGACTCGTCGTCGAGGCCGATACCCCACATGCGCTCCAGGTCACGCCGGGAATAGCACTGGAAGGCCATCAGCGTGGTAGTACTGGTGATCGTAGACAGCCCCGCAAGCCGTGTCGGGACAACCTCGGCCATCTGCTCGTACTCACGCACGCGAACTATCGCGACGAGATCGTACGCGCCGGCCACCGAGTAGACCTCTGACACCTCTGGCAGTTGCAGGAGGGCTTCGGCCGTCTCGGCGATGCGTCCGCGCTCGGTAGTGATCAGGACAACGGCAGCGATCATCGGGCCGATTGTAGCACGAGGCCAGATCCCGACGCTGCCGCCCATGTTCGCCGGAATGGACCGTACCCGGCCGCATTGTGATGGCCCTGGAGCGGGTGCTAGCATCTGCTTCGAGGCCAGGATCAAACGCCAGTCGACGGCGCCTGAGGGTTCTCGAAACACTGGGCGGCAACAGCATGGAGTACATGGCGCGGGCGCTTCAGCTAGCCTCCCGCGCGCTCGGTCGGTGCAGTCCCAACCCGGCCGTTGGGGCGGTGCTCGTCCGCGACGGTGAGGTCGTTGGCGAAGGGGCCACGCAGCCAGCCGGCCAGGCCCATGCCGAGATCGTCGCGTTGCGTGCCGCTGGGCCGCGCGCCGCCGGCAGCACGCTCTACGTGACCCTGGAGCCGTGCGCCCACTACGGCAGGACGCCCCCCTGCGCGGACGCGCTGGTCGAGGCCGGCATCGCGCGGGCGCACGTCGCGATGCTCGATCCAAGCCCCTGGGTTGACGGCGGCGGCAACGCTGTGCTCGAACGGGCCGGCATCAGCGTCCAGGTCGGGGCGCACGAACAGGACGCCCGCCGCCTGAACGAAGCGTACCTGACCTGGCTCCAGCACGGCCGGCCGCTGGTGACCGGTATCTACGCGCTGGCGCTGGACGGCACGTCGCAGCCACTCGACGAGGCCACCCTCGGCGCGGCAGCGTTCAGCGAGCTTGCAACGATTCGGCAGCAGGCAGCGCGCACCTCCACCGATCCGCTCACGCTCCTGGCTGGCGATCCTGACCTTGCTGGCGTAGCCGCGGACGGCGTCATCAGCCTGAACGTCGAGGCCGCGCCGGCCGAGCTTGACAGCCTCCTGGAGCACGGGCTGCTCGACCGCCTGATCGTGTTTCTGACGCCGGCCTTCGGCCGCCGGGCGGCCGGGTCGTTGGCACAGGCCGACGTGCCGATCGCGTCGGCCGGCCAGCCTGCTGCGCTCGCCGGCACGTGCTCGGACCGGGGCGCGCTCCTGGCGGTCTCGACGGAGCGGCTCGGCGACACCGTCATGGTGACCGGCTATCCCCATTCCAGTGGATCGCCGCTGGTCAACGGTGCTGCTTCGTGAGCGCCCCGTCGGTCGCGCCGCGTTGCGCCCCCCTTCTACCCTCCGCCGCGGCCTGCGCCCGTCCCCGGGCGCGACGAATGGGAGCCTGATCGATGTTTACCGGCCTTGTCGAAGAGATGGGCACTGTGCGCGAGCTGGTCCAGTCGCCCGACGGTACGCGCCTGTCGGTTGCCAGCGTTGAGGCGCGCCAGGGCCTCGCCCTTGGCGACAGCGTCTGCGTGGACGGCACTTGCCTCACCATCATCGACCTCGACCCCGAAGGCTTCTGGATCGGGCTGTCACCCGAGACGCTCATCAAGACCAACCTTGGCGAGCGGAAGGTCGGCGACCGCGTCAACCTGGAGCGCTCGCTGCTGGTCGGCGGGCGGCTCGGTGGGCACTACGTCCAGGGTCATGTCGACGGCGTTGGACAAGTCGTCGAGATGCAACCAGACGGCGACTCGCTGCGCGTCTGGTTCACCGCGCCCGACGAGTTGATGCCGTACATCGTAAAGAAGGGGTACATTTGTCTAGACGGCGTGAGCCTGACCATCACCGACAAAGTGGACGGTCGATTCGGCATCGCGCTCGTCGCCTACACCCAGAGCAAGATCACGCTGCCGAGCAAGGGCGTCGGCAGTACCGTCAATCTTGAAGTCGACGTCTTCGCCAAGTACGTCGAGAGCCTGTTGGAGGGTCGAGTTGAGCGCGACGGATCCCGGTCATGAGGCCGGCGGACCTATCATGAACGGGTCGCAGCACGACGCGTCCTTCTGCTCGGTCCCCGAAGCGATTGAGGAGTTTCGGCGGGGCCGGATGGTCCTGATCGTGGACGACGAGGACCGTGAGAACGAGGGCGACATCGCCATCGCGGCGCAGTTCGCCACGCCGGAAGTCATCAACTTCATGGCGTTCCACGGGCGCGGCCTCGTCTGCATGCCGATGCTCCAGGAGCGGCTCGACCAGCTTGAGATCCCGCTGATGGTCGCCCGGAACAGTGTCAGCATGGAGACGGCCTTCACCGTCTCGGTGGACGCGCGCAAGGGCGTCTCGACGGGCATCTCGGCCTACGACCGGTATCTGACGGTCCAGGCGCTGATCGACGCGAGATCCACCGCCAACGATATCGTGCGGCCGGGCCACCTGTTCCCGCTGCGGTACACCGAAGGTGGCGTCTTGCGCCGTGCGGGCCACACCGAGGCCTCGGTTGACCTCTCGAAGCTGGCTGGCCTGTACCCCGCCGCCGTGATCTGCGAGGTCATGAACGCCGACGGCACGATGGCCCGCCTGCCGGACCTGATCCAGTTCGCGAAGGAACACAGGATCAAGATGTTCACGGTGGCGCAGCTGGTGGAGTACCGCCGCCGCACCGAGAACCTCGTCCATCGTGTGGCCGACGCCGAGGTGCCCACCGAGTTCGGGACGTTCAGCTGCATCGCCTTCGAGTCGGTGGTGACCAGCCAGCATCACCTGGCGCTCGTCAAAGGCGACCTGACCGGCGACCCGCCTCCGCTCGTGCGGATGCACTCCGAGTGCCTGACGGGCGACGTGTTCGGCTCGCAGCGCTGTGACTGCGGCGATCAGTTGAAGCGCTCGCTCCAGATGATCGGCGAGGAAGGCCGGGGCGTCGTCGTGTACATGCGGCACCACGAAGGGCGCGGCATCGGCATCGTCAACAAGCTGCGCGCCTACCGCCTCCAGGAAGACGAAGGCCTGGACACCGTCGAGGCGAACCTCCACCTGGGGTTCCCGCCGGACCCGCGCGATTACGGCATCGGCGCGCAGATCCTCGTCGATCTGGGGCTGCGGCGGATCCGCCTGCTGACCAACAACCCGAGCAAACGGGCCGGCATCCAGGGCTTCGGCCTGGAGGTGGCGGAGCGGGTGCCGGTGGTCACCAGCCCGAACGATGTGAACCGACGCTACCTGGAGACCAAGCAGACGAAGATGGGGCACTTGCTCGATCTCGACGTTGCGCCCGGGGCGGAGGGCGACAGCCGGCGCCAGCCCGTCTCGGTTGAGGAGTGAGGATGGCGCAGACGCTGGAAGGCGACCTCGACGGACACGGCCTGAAGATCGCGGTGGTCGTCGCGCGGTTCAACTCGATTGTCACGAACTACCTGCTGGCCGGCGCTGAAGAGGCGCTGCGCCGGCATGGCGTGGCCGACAACGACATCGAGATCGCCCATGTTCCCGGATCGTTCGAGATCCCGCTGGTGGCGAAGCGGCTGGCGCAGACCGGCCGCTACGACGCGGTGATCTGCATCGGCGCGGTGATCCGTGGCGAGACGGACCACTACGACCACGTCGCCGGATCGGTCACGTCGGGCGTCGCGCGCGTCGGGCTGGATACGGGCGTCCCGACGATCTTCGGCGTCCTGACGACGGACACGGTGGAGCAGGCGCTCAACCGCTCAGGCCTCAAGGCCGGCAACAACGGCTATGAGGCTGCCGTCGCAGCCATCGAGATGGCGTCGCTCCTGAAGAAGATCCCGGAGTAGCGCTCCGGGAGTCCCTCACGCGCAGCCCGGATCCCTGGGCGGGAGCGGGAAGTCGCTCCGGTACCGGGGCCAGCGCGCGGAGCGACAGGGCCAGGCCGTGGGCGTGTCGCCTTCGTCTACGTCGGCAGCTTGTCGCGGCTGCCGCGCGAGAGCTTGCGCTCGGTGCCGCTCAGCAGCCGCTGGATGTTGTCGCGGTGCGCCCAGAAGAGAAAGGCCGGCAGCGCCGTGCCGTAGAGCAGGTACGGCGTGGGTCCGTCGAAGAACAGGGCCTGGACGATCACGGTTGCACCCGAGACAGCCGTGCCAACCAGCGAGCCAAGCGACATGTAGCGCGTCAGGACGACCATCGCAACGCCGCAGACGAGAGCGATGGCGAACGCCTCAGGTGAGAGCACCAGCAGCCCGCCGCCGCCCGTCACGATGCCGCGCCCGCCCTTGAAGCCGAGCAGCGGCGAGAACGTGTGTCCGAGGACGGCGAATGCTGCCGCCATGACCTGTGCCCAGCTCACATCTCCCCAGGGACGGCCGCCGACCACCCACCCGACAATCAAGACCGCCAGCGTGCCCTTGAGAATATCGCCGAGGAGCACGACAATCGCCCAACGGATGCCCAACGTCCGCAGAGCGTTGGTCATGCCGATACGCTTGCTGCCAACCTTTGTCAGATCGACGCCGAGGCACCGCCCCACGATGGCGCCTGTTGGGATCATTCCCAGGAGGTAACCGACGACGGCTCCGATGACCATCTGGAGCGCCACGCCGTCCACGGACATATCCAGGTCCCCTCGCGTTCCGCCGGCCGCCCCTGACGGAGCCAACCGGCCGGATTGATCCCGCTCCCCCCGACCGTCCGCCATTATAACGATGGGGGCGGGCGCACCCCGGTGGCGTCTCGGCTTCGGAACGATGCGCGTATAACGATGCGCGTATGCTGGGCACGGGCCAGGTATCCGGAGGGTGGAGCAGGTGGCGACGGTAGCAGTCCTCAACGCCGGCGGGTGGGGCACGGCGCTCGCCATCGTGCTGGCGCGCAACGGACACCGGGTCAGCCTCTGGGCGCGTCGGCCGGAGCAGGCCGCGCTGCTGGCTTCCAGCCGCCTGAACGAGACGTATCTCCCGGGCGTGCCGCTGCCGGACGGCATTTTGCCGACCGCCGACCTGGCTGAGGCGGTGGCGGGCTGCGACGCCGCCGTGCTGGTCCCGATCTCGGCCGGGCTGCGGGAGCTTGCACATCGGCTCGGGCCGCTGCTGCCAGACGCCGCCCAGGTCGTCCACGGTACGAAGGGGCTGGAGCGGGACAGCCTGCTGCGACTCTCCCAGGTGGTCGAGAGCGAGCTGCGGCCGGCCCACCGTGGCCGGGTCGCCGCGCTCTCCGGCCCCACCCACGCCGAGGAGGTCGGGCGCGGCATCCCGACGGCCGCCGTTGTCGCGTGCGCCGACCGTGCGGCTGCCGAGTCGCTCCAGGCCATCTTGACCAGCCAGGCATTCCGCATCTACACCAACACCGACGTCGTCGGGGTGGAGCTGTGCGGCGCGCTCAAGAATGTCGTGGCGCTGGCGACCGGCGTCGGGGACGGGCTGGGCGGCGGCGACAACGGCCGCGCGGCCCTGATGACGCGGAGCCTCGCCGAGATCGGGCGGCTGGTCGTGGCGGCGGGCGGGCGAGCGGAGACCGTGGCCGGCCTGGCCGGGGTGGGCGACCTCGTCGCCACCTGCACGAGCCGCCACAGCCGCAACCGCCGCGCCGGGGAGTCGATCGGGAAGGGGATGCCGCTTGAGGCCGTACTGGCGCAATCAGCCCAGGTGGTGGAGGGTGTTCCGGCCACCCGGGCGGCCCTGGCCCTGGCCCGGCGCTACGGCGTCAGCATGCCGATTGTCGAGCAGGCAAACGCCGTGTTGTTCGAGGGACGCGACCCGCGCGCCGCGATGGCCGAGCTGATGGCCCGAGATCCGACCGCCGAAGGCTGGGGTGGCGTACCATGAGGGCAGCATCGTCCACACTGACTGCCGAAACCGTTCACGCTGCAACGTTTGTACTGTGCCATCCGTTGGTACGCTTGTCGCATCTCGCGGCGAAGCTCGAGGAGCGCTACGGGTGACGAGCCAGCACCTCTCAAGAACGAACGAGCCGGAACGGGTCGCTCGCGCGCTCCGTGACGTCCCCCTGTTCGCCACCGTGCCGGAGCCGTACTTCGGCGAGATCGCGGCGCGCATTCGGCTGCGCCACTACAGCAGCGGCGAGGCAATCTTTCACCAGCATGACATCGGCGAGGGGCTGTATCTGGTCGCACGGGGGGCGGTGCGCCTCTTCCTCCGCTCGGAGGACGGCCAGGAGCTGACCATCGCCCGCTTCGAGCCGGGCGAGTTCTTCGGTGAGCTGGCCGCCATCGACCAGGAGCCGCGCTCAGCCACCGCCGTCGCCGGCGAGCCGACCGATCTGCTGGTGCTGCACCGTGGCGACTTCCTCTCGTATCTCCGGGCGCGGCCAGAAGCGGCGGTCTTCTGCCTGCGGGTGCTGGCGCGGCGACTGCGCCAGGCCGATGCACAGCTTGGCGATGCCACCTTCCTGACCCTGCCCGCGCGGCTCGCCAAGACGCTGGTTGACCTCGGACGTACCTACGGCCAGCAGCTGCCAGACGGCGCGGTGCGGGTCACCCTGCGCCTCACCCAGTCCGAGCTGGCGTCGATGGTTGGCGGCTCCCGGCCCACAGTCAATCAACTGCTGCAACGTTTCCGTCGTCTCGGCTGGATCGATATCGATGGCCGCACGCTCATTTTGCGTCAAGAGGAACGACTCCGGCGCCTCGCTGACTAGCACGTCGCGCATCACCGCACGCAAAGCATTCAGACCGGGCGAAAGCACCGGCTGCTACAATTCCAGCCGTAACGCTGATGAGGGCAGGCTATGAACGAAGTCGCCGCATTTGTCGACCTGGAGAACATCCGCTATTCGATGCTTAACCGGTGGCATCAGGAGCCGGATCCTCTCGCATGGCGCGATAAGGCGCGGGCGTATGGGCTGATCGGCATTGCGCGGGCCTACGCTGACTACGAGCAGCATCCGCCCCAGCTTCGTCAGCGGCTCAACGTCGCAGGCTTCGAGGCCGAGCACTACCCGGTCAAGCGCTATCGCGACCGAGACGGCACCGAGCGCATCCGCAGCATCGCGGACTTGCACATGGTCATCGACATTGTCGATACCGCCCTCGGCCGCCCGAACATCGACACGTTTCTCTTCTTCACCGGCGATGGCGACTTTATCCGCGTCGTGGCGATGCTGCGGAATCGACTTGGCAAGCGGGTCGTCATCTGCGGTGTGCCCGAGACGACCAGCCGCGACCTCGTCATCGCGGCCGGCGAGGAAGACCCGCTCGAAGTCTCCGAAGTCGTCTCCTCGCCGGAGGTTGACGCTGCGCTGATCGCGCGGATCGAGGAGTACGAGCGCAGCCTGTACGGCGGCTTCCTGCCTACGCAGGGCAAC carries:
- the plsY gene encoding glycerol-3-phosphate 1-O-acyltransferase PlsY, with protein sequence MVIGAVVGYLLGMIPTGAIVGRCLGVDLTKVGSKRIGMTNALRTLGIRWAIVVLLGDILKGTLAVLIVGWVVGGRPWGDVSWAQVMAAAFAVLGHTFSPLLGFKGGRGIVTGGGGLLVLSPEAFAIALVCGVAMVVLTRYMSLGSLVGTAVSGATVIVQALFFDGPTPYLLYGTALPAFLFWAHRDNIQRLLSGTERKLSRGSRDKLPT
- a CDS encoding M23 family metallopeptidase — translated: MTPPTVVLEGPTGPVRATVPVRVRIEPAGRAVPVEVRVNDRALPVPDGEQLVVDTTALPDGQQQLVMVAEDRSWRKNRTTASVSLQTDNTPPALTVDSQPRQVLQGHTWLVRIRTNEPASVDAHLGEHELPIQVGNGFGWSIVGFSPTADTTTVPVRIDGRDQAGNETHVSEPVQVAAEQFPRENVDVPASLAELLGGEVRAEEDRRLAEYYKPVSPEKLWEGRFLIPVAGPIITEFATIRSFNGGPVVGPHQGADIGAPTGRPVVAPARGRVYKVEQVRLRGNMVILDHGLGVYTTYAHLSAVDVKVGDMVQRGQAFGKVGSTGLSTGPHLHWELWVGGANVNPLEWTERDIP
- a CDS encoding Lrp/AsnC ligand binding domain-containing protein; protein product: MIAAVVLITTERGRIAETAEALLQLPEVSEVYSVAGAYDLVAIVRVREYEQMAEVVPTRLAGLSTITSTTTLMAFQCYSRRDLERMWGIGLDDESTLGETASEG
- a CDS encoding Crp/Fnr family transcriptional regulator, producing the protein MTSQHLSRTNEPERVARALRDVPLFATVPEPYFGEIAARIRLRHYSSGEAIFHQHDIGEGLYLVARGAVRLFLRSEDGQELTIARFEPGEFFGELAAIDQEPRSATAVAGEPTDLLVLHRGDFLSYLRARPEAAVFCLRVLARRLRQADAQLGDATFLTLPARLAKTLVDLGRTYGQQLPDGAVRVTLRLTQSELASMVGGSRPTVNQLLQRFRRLGWIDIDGRTLILRQEERLRRLAD
- a CDS encoding pilus assembly protein: MIRRHSLRSHFSFGRRWRLCRRAQRGQSLVEMAVFLPLIAFFGLACVQFAVVFIAYINVINTTRDAARWIAVHPHVIDSTNLATVQGRLPAALNAAALTMTVSPTCTALTSGKCSGRTGGTQLSVTSSYNIASHMFLPTSFGFGSMVIRMPTSLPNYTIVMQVEPT
- a CDS encoding NYN domain-containing protein yields the protein MNEVAAFVDLENIRYSMLNRWHQEPDPLAWRDKARAYGLIGIARAYADYEQHPPQLRQRLNVAGFEAEHYPVKRYRDRDGTERIRSIADLHMVIDIVDTALGRPNIDTFLFFTGDGDFIRVVAMLRNRLGKRVVICGVPETTSRDLVIAAGEEDPLEVSEVVSSPEVDAALIARIEEYERSLYGGFLPTQGNLIAWLKQRLEVGLLPSEQIDGKILEFIRQGILYKQLETSSRGKTLTTTRLRRDHPIVERIIGKMLLEPGGEPMAPEDDDDDLDDEDDVPGLAFERPMPRVLGAHPWPPDLRD
- a CDS encoding NAD(P)-dependent glycerol-3-phosphate dehydrogenase, with the protein product MATVAVLNAGGWGTALAIVLARNGHRVSLWARRPEQAALLASSRLNETYLPGVPLPDGILPTADLAEAVAGCDAAVLVPISAGLRELAHRLGPLLPDAAQVVHGTKGLERDSLLRLSQVVESELRPAHRGRVAALSGPTHAEEVGRGIPTAAVVACADRAAAESLQAILTSQAFRIYTNTDVVGVELCGALKNVVALATGVGDGLGGGDNGRAALMTRSLAEIGRLVVAAGGRAETVAGLAGVGDLVATCTSRHSRNRRAGESIGKGMPLEAVLAQSAQVVEGVPATRAALALARRYGVSMPIVEQANAVLFEGRDPRAAMAELMARDPTAEGWGGVP
- a CDS encoding bifunctional 3,4-dihydroxy-2-butanone-4-phosphate synthase/GTP cyclohydrolase II codes for the protein MNGSQHDASFCSVPEAIEEFRRGRMVLIVDDEDRENEGDIAIAAQFATPEVINFMAFHGRGLVCMPMLQERLDQLEIPLMVARNSVSMETAFTVSVDARKGVSTGISAYDRYLTVQALIDARSTANDIVRPGHLFPLRYTEGGVLRRAGHTEASVDLSKLAGLYPAAVICEVMNADGTMARLPDLIQFAKEHRIKMFTVAQLVEYRRRTENLVHRVADAEVPTEFGTFSCIAFESVVTSQHHLALVKGDLTGDPPPLVRMHSECLTGDVFGSQRCDCGDQLKRSLQMIGEEGRGVVVYMRHHEGRGIGIVNKLRAYRLQEDEGLDTVEANLHLGFPPDPRDYGIGAQILVDLGLRRIRLLTNNPSKRAGIQGFGLEVAERVPVVTSPNDVNRRYLETKQTKMGHLLDLDVAPGAEGDSRRQPVSVEE
- a CDS encoding 6,7-dimethyl-8-ribityllumazine synthase — encoded protein: MAQTLEGDLDGHGLKIAVVVARFNSIVTNYLLAGAEEALRRHGVADNDIEIAHVPGSFEIPLVAKRLAQTGRYDAVICIGAVIRGETDHYDHVAGSVTSGVARVGLDTGVPTIFGVLTTDTVEQALNRSGLKAGNNGYEAAVAAIEMASLLKKIPE
- a CDS encoding riboflavin synthase: MFTGLVEEMGTVRELVQSPDGTRLSVASVEARQGLALGDSVCVDGTCLTIIDLDPEGFWIGLSPETLIKTNLGERKVGDRVNLERSLLVGGRLGGHYVQGHVDGVGQVVEMQPDGDSLRVWFTAPDELMPYIVKKGYICLDGVSLTITDKVDGRFGIALVAYTQSKITLPSKGVGSTVNLEVDVFAKYVESLLEGRVERDGSRS